The following are encoded together in the Tamandua tetradactyla isolate mTamTet1 chromosome 14, mTamTet1.pri, whole genome shotgun sequence genome:
- the LOC143655067 gene encoding olfactory receptor 4F3/4F16/4F29-like: protein MDIVNHSMVSEFVFLGLSNFWEIQLLLFLFSSTFYVGSLMGNLLIMFSVTSSPHLYSPMYFLLPNLSFLDLGSCSVAAPRMIYDLFRKNKVLSFGGCITQIFFIHAIGGTEMLLLIAMAFGRYVAICKPLHFLTIMSPWMCILIFITAWILGHIHSAAQLAFVVDLPFCGPNVLDSFYCDLPQLIKLACTETNRLEFIVTANNGLISVGSFFILILSYVFFLITVRKHSSGGLSKALSTLSAHVTVVVLFFGPLIFFYTWPFPSSHLDKFLAIFDAVLTPFLNLVIYTFRNKEMKAVMKKLYHQLRSYRKIL, encoded by the coding sequence ATGGATATAGTCAACCATTCAATGGTGTCTGAGTTTGTGTTCCTGGGGCTCTCCAATTTCTGGGAGATCCAGCTTctgcttttcctcttttcctccacGTTCTACGTGGGAAGCTTGATGGGAAACCTCCTCATTATGTTCTCTGTGACCTCCAGCCCTCACTTATACTCCCCCATGTACTTTCTGCTGCCCAATCTGTCATTTCTTGACCTTGGAAGTTGTTCTGTTGCAGCCCCCAGAATGATTTATGacctttttagaaaaaataaagtcttatCCTTTGGGGGTTGTATAACTCAGATCTTCTTTATTCATGCTATTGGGGGGACAGAAATGTTGCTGCTCATAGCCATGGCCTTTGGCAgatatgtggccatctgtaagcCCCTCCACTTCCTGACCATCATGAGCCCATGGATGTGCATTTTGATTTTCATCACTGCCTGGATCCTCGGCCACATCCACTCTGCAGCTCAATTGGCTTTTGTTGTAGACCTCCCCTTCTGTGGCCCTAATGTACTGGACAGCTTTTACTGTGATCTCCCTCAGCTCATTAAACTTGCTTGCACAGAGACCAACAGATTGGAGTTTATTGTAACAGCCAACAATGGACTCATTTCTGTGGGTTCCTTCTTCATACTGATCCTTTCTTATGTCTTCTTTCTGATCACTGTTCGGAAACATTCTTCAGGTGGATTATCCAAGGCTCTCTCGACTCTGTCAGCTCATGTCACTGTGGTGGTTTTATTCTTTGGGCCATTAATCTTCTTCTACACATGGCCCTTCCCCTCATCACATTTGGACAAATTTCTTGCTATCTTCGATGCAGTTCTCACTCCTTTTCTGAATCTAGTCATCTATACATTCAGGAACAAGGAGATGAAAGCAGTAATGAAGAAACTTTACCACCAGCTTAGGAGCTACAGAAAGATTCTCTAA